The following proteins are encoded in a genomic region of Anabas testudineus chromosome 13, fAnaTes1.2, whole genome shotgun sequence:
- the aqp11 gene encoding aquaporin-11, with protein MTADLTVSLSLLAGIVALSEATRRLLNRILTGTGLSLYAAELVSTFQLCCCTHELKLLSEVGGIEPRVALTLTYLAAVVHGLTFSGAIGNPCGALEHAYRTRTSGWCALRRIACQFAAAAAARAAVALIWGMGLSGLHVRHKLLGYRCISSIHAPLPKAATVELACAFAVQTAITHTRSMEEKYRVHAVAAVITSSVYAGGHLTGAVFNPALAFSTHFPCSGNSFLEYCLVYWLGPLLGMISSVLLFDKLVPLLSRKSLVQHQRPEMKKRT; from the exons ATGACTGCGGACCTGACGGTGTCTCTGTCGCTGCTGGCCGGGATTGTCGCGCTGAGCGAGGCGACCCGCAGGCTGCTGAACCGGATCCTCACCGGAACCGGGCTCTCTCTGTATGCGGCGGAGCTCGTGTCCACTTtccagctgtgctgctgcacGCACGagctgaagctgctgtctgaagTGGGCGGGATCGAGCCCCGCGTGGCGCTTACCTTGACGTACCTGGCGGCGGTGGTCCACGGACTCACCTTCAGCGGGGCCATCGGTAACCCCTGCGGTGCGCTCGAGCACGCGTACCGCACGAGGACCTCGGGCTGGTGTGCCCTGCGGCGGATCGCGTGCCAGTTCGCCGCAGCCGCCGCTGCTCGCGCCGCCGTGGCGCTGATTTGGGGCATGGGGCTGTCGGGGCTGCACGTGCGCCATAAGCTGCTCGGTTACCGGTGCATCAGCTCAATTCACGCGCCCCTGCCCAAAGCCGCCACCGTGGAGCTCGCGTGCGCCTTTGCGGTTCAGACCGCGATTACGCACACGCGATCGATGGAGGAGAAATATCGCGTGCACGCGGTAGCCGCGGTCATCACGTCATCAGTTTACGCAG gtgGCCACTTGACAGGAGCAGTGTTCAACCCAGCGCTGGCCTTCTCCACACACTTCCCCTGCAGTGGGAACTCCTTCCTGGAGTACTGCCTGGTGTACTGGCTGGGCCCGCTGCTGG gTATGATaagctctgtgctgctgttcgATAAACTCGTCCCTCTGCTGTCGAGGAAATCACTGGTTCAGCATCAGCGCccagagatgaagaagaggacATGA